GTAAAGTATAGCTGGTCTCATTGTAAAAAATACAATTATAAGTACAGATATAATGAGAGGTACAATAAAATGTTTATCTTTATATAAATTTACGGATTTATTTACTTTAGCATACCAATCTCCTATAAATATATCCTTTGATATTAAATTCTCTTCGACTCTTTCAAAATTACTTGGGGAAATTCCATATACACCATAGTTATTTTTTAAATAAAATATATTTTTACTTGAAGTTACGTACATATTTACTAATCCTATTTTTTTAAAAAAACATTTTCCTATGACAAAATTCTTCTTACCATAACCACTTAATCTTATAGCATTAATATCTCCACCTGATTTAATATACCTTTCCATATCGCTAAAGGGAAGAATAACTTTTTTTATTCCACCAAAAGTAATTATGTAAAAATTATCTTTATCCATGGCATAATTAAGAGTAGCAAATACAGCTATATGATAAATCTGATATATATTAAAAACAATTAGAAAAGCTCTTAAAAAAATATTTAATACATAATCATCTAAATATATAGAACCAAGGATAATAAGGATATCACATAATAAAGTTATAAAAACTATAAATTGAATGCCTTTTTGTCTGTCTAAGGGCTTAAAGTATTCCACATTACCACCTTCTCTAAAAATATTATTATATAAAACTGCAACCAATTATAATTGATTGCAGTTTTATGCAGATTATTAATCCAAATAATCTTTCAACTTTTTACTTCTGCTTGGATGTCTTAACTTTCTAAGAGCCTTTGCTTCTATTTGTCGTATCCTCTCTCTTGTAACATTGAATTCTTTTCCAACTTCTTCAAGAGTTCTAGCTCTTCCGTCATCCAATCCAAATCTCAATCTAAGTACTTTTTCTTCACGAGGAGTTAATGTATCAAGTACATTTATAAGCTGTTCTTTAAGCATTGTAAAAGCTGCTGCTTCTGCTGGTGCCGGTGCCTCATCATCTGGAATAAAATCGCCAAGATGGCTATCTTCTTCTTCACCTATAGGGGTTTCAAGTGAAACTGGTTCCTGAGCTATTTTCATTATCTCTCTTACTTTATCCACAGGCATTTCCATAATCTTAGCAATTTCTTCTGCCTGAGGTTCTCTACCCAGCTCTTGAAGTAATTGTCTTGAAACTCTTATTAACTTATTAATAGTTTCTACCATGTGCACTGGTATTCTTATGGTTCTGGCCTGATCCGCTATAGCTCTTGTAATGGCCTGCCTAATCCACCAAGTGGCATAAGTACTGAATTTATACCCCTTTCTATAGTCAAATTTTTCTACAGCCTTTATAAGTCCAAGATTTCCTTCCTGTATTAAATCCAAAAATTGCATTCCCCTGCCCACATATCTCTTTGCTATACTTACCACAAGTCTCAAATTTGCTTCTGCCAGTTTTTTCTTTGCCACCTGATCTCCATCTTCTATTCTCTGAGCAAGATTAATTTCTTCATCTGGAGCCAATAATGGTACTTTACCAATCTCTTTAAGATACATTCTAACAGGATCATCTATAGCTATTCCTTCAGGTACAGATAAATCTAATTCCTCTTCTTCAACTTCTATATCCTGAATATCTCCAATAATATCAATACCCATTGTCTCTAGAACTTCATATACTTTTTCAATTTGTTCTGGACTCAAATCTATATTCTCTAATTCATCCATTATCTCTTTATAAGTTAAATTTCCTTTTTTCCTGCCCTTATCCACAAGTTTTTTTACAAATTGCATTTTCTCACTTTGAGTTTTTAAATCCGTCTCTTTATTTGTACCTCTAGTTTTAACTTGAACTTGCTTATTTTCCTTCATATAATTATCCTCCTTTCGTTTTTATAGTAAACTATTTATTTCTTCCTGAATATGATTTAGTTCTTTTACCATTTTCAAGGATTTTTCAATCATTCCATTTGTCTCATAATATTTTATTTTCTTCATTATTTCTTTTTTTGACTCCTCTAATTTAAATTTTTTTATATTAAATATATAATCATCAATAAGTTCTTCTATATTACAGTCATTATTAGCAAATTTCTCTTCACAGATATTTATCCATTCAGATGAGCTCTTTGCATCATCGCATTTTATTTCTATAATTTTATTTCTACTCTCTAGATCTAATAACTTATTTTCAGCTATCAAATTAAAAATCTTTTTATGACTTTCTAAGTTTAAATTGTCGGGATCCAGCTTTTTTACAATATAATTATAAGCTTCTTCATTTGAATTCATAAGTTTTAATAGAAGTCTTTCCGCTTTAATATAAGCAGGCTCTAAATATAATTTTTGTCCGTAATCGCCTATATTATTCATGTTTTGTAAATAATTAGTGCTTTTATGTCTTTCTTCACTTAAAAGGTCATAAATTGCTTGTTCTTTTATACCTGTTTCTTCTGAAACTCTTTTAATATAAACATCCTTTTCAATTGGATCAAGATCAATTAAAATATCAGCTATTTTCTTTATATAGGCAGGTATTTCCCTATTGTTTCTAAAATTAACATTTTCTCCTGCTTTCTTAATTCTGTAATCTATTAGATTCATTGAATTCTTTATAAGTTCTTCAAAAGCTTCTTTCCCATTGTTTCTTATAAATTCGTCAGGATCTTTTCCTTTAGGAACTATTAATACTTTTACATTAAGTCCCACATCCCTTAATATTTTCAATCCTCTTAAGGTAGCCTTTTGACCAGCAGTATCTGCATCATAGGATATTATTATATTATCAGCATATCTTTTCAAAAGTTTTGCTTGATTTACTGTAAGCGCAGTTCCAAGTGATGCCACAGTGTTATTAATTCCATATTGATGTAGAGTTATACAATCCATATATCCCTCAACAATTATAATCGTTCTTTTATTATCATTTTTTAATACAAAGTTCAGTCCATATAGGTTTATTCCTTTTTTAAACAAGGCAGTTTCTGGCGAATTTAAATATTTTGGTTTTGAATCATCTAAAACCCTTCCTCCAAAGCCAATAACCTTACCTTTATAATCAAATACCGGGAACATAACTCTATTTCTAAATCTATCATACTTATTTCCCTTTTCATTTTTTATTATTAATCCAGCATTTAATAGATCTAAATCAGAATAGCCTTTTCTCTTTAGAAAATTCATTATACCATGCCAATCATCTAATGCATATCCTAATCCAAAACTCCTTATGGTACTCTCTAATATACCTCTATTTATAAAATAATTTTTTGCTTTTTTATTTGAGTTTAGATTGGAAAAAAAGAATCTTGCAGCGTCTACATTCAATTTTAAAAGTTTATCATTTGTATCTTTTTTTTTATTGTTACCCTTTTCTAAATAATCTAAATCCAAATGAATTCTTTCTGCAAGTAGCTTTACTGCATCTATAAATGATAAACTTTTTGTCTTCATGACAAATGTAATTACATTACCTGCTTCACCGCATCCAAAACATTTATATATCTGCTTATCTTCGGACACACTAAATGAAGGAGACTTTTCATTATGAAAAGGGCAAAGTCCCATATAATTTCTACCACTTTTTTTAAGTTTAACCGTATCAGATATTACATCTACAATATCATTTTCATATTTAATTTTTTCTATAACATCTTCAGGTATCACTGGGCAACTACCACCTAACTAATTATTTTAAAGTATCTTTGAGAATAGTTTACCTCCTCATTTCCTAGATATCTAATATCAAACATCTATGTATTTCGACAAAAATATCAAAATTCCTTTTTATTTTCAAAAATTTATTTAATAGAATATTTATTTTATTATTCTACCCAAAATAAATGATAAATTATTCTAATTATATTAATAAACTACTAATTTGGGTACATATTTTTCATTAAAAGTCAATAGACAATAATCATCACTCATCCCTGATATATAATCAGCAACTCCCTGATAGAGTCCTTCTTCCTCTACTATATTTCTATAAAATTTTGGAAGTTCCTTCTGATTCTTTAAAAAATAAAGAAATACCTGTTCCAATATAAACTTAGCTTTATCTCTTTCAATTTTAAGTTTACTGCCGCTGTATACATTTTTAAACATAAAACTTCTAAGTCCTAAAAGAGCTCTTTCTATATCCCCACTAAGGCTTACTTCTATCTTATTTTTTTCAATATTTTTAAGAGTATTATATATACAATCTTTTACTAAAGTATTTATTCTATTACTGCAATTAACTCCTAAGACTTCAATATATTCTTTTGGCAGTTCTTCTTCCCTCAGAACTCCTGCTCTTATAGAATCATCTATATCATGATTTACATAGGCAATTTTGTCACTATATCTAACTACTTGACCTTCTAAAGTAAAGGCTTTATTCACTTTATCAGATAATCCGCTATGATTAAGTACTCCATCTAAAACCTCTTTAGTTAAATTTAAGCCTTTACCCTGATTTTCAAGTTTAGTAAGAACTCTTATACTGTTTACATTGTGACTAAATCCTTTTGGAAGCAGTTCATTTAGAACCTCTTCCCCATTATGAGCAAAAGCTACATGCCCTATATCATGTCCTAATGAAATAGCTTCTATGAGATCTTCATTTAATCCTATGCCTCTGCCTATAGTTCTTGCAATCTGCGATACTTCTACAGTATGAGTAAGTCTTGTTCTATAATGGTCACCAAATGTTTTTATAAAGACCTGAGTTTTGTGTTTTAATCTTCTGAAGGATTTACTATGAATTATTCTATCCCTGTCAACCATGAAGCAAGTTCTTATTTCGTCTAATTCTTCTGCCCTTTGTCTCCCTATTGTATTTAGAGAGATAGTACCATGAGCATTCATTAATTTTTTTTCTTTTTCCTCAATTATCTCTCTTATATGCATTTTAATCACCTATCCTGTTTATTTTATTCTATAATAATTGCTAAAATTCCTTTTTTATTTTTATAATTTTTTAATAATATATTCATGAATTATTATTTTATTAATAACCTTTTATTTAAACGTATATTATAAAAATTTTATTAATATTATTATAATGTATAATTCTTTAAATATGCTTCATGTAAGGAGTGTTAGTTATGCCTCAATCGGCTGTAAAATATATTTTATTATCTGAAGATAAATTAAAAAAGTTTATACTAAGTGAATATAATTTGGAAAATGCTTATATTAACCAGATTAAATTTAAAGATACCGATAAGCAAAGAGCTGTGTATAAAGTAGAATATAACTCCAAATCTTACTGTTTAAAAAAAGTCTACTATACCGTAGAAGAACTTCTATTTGTATATTCTAGTATTGAATGGCTCTACCGATTTAATTTAAATGTTCCAAAAATACTTTCTACAAAATCAGGTGGAAGATTTGTAATTTATAATGATATGATTTTTATATTAACTCCCTGGATAGAAGGTGAAAAATGTAATTATGACAATACTTCTCATATAATCAAGTCAGCTAAAACTTTGGCCAAGGTCCATAAGTATACAGAAAACTTTTTCCCCATAGAGGGAAGTAACTTAAGGCTTGGGTACGAGAACATATATTCATCTATGAATAAGCACTTTCATCAATTACTTAATTACTCAAATTTAGCCTTTGAATATCAGGATATTTTTTCTAATATATTCATTAGTCATTTTGACATATGTATTAATCTAGCTAAAATATCTAATGATGTAGCCTCACATATAAATACTAGCAATATGAGAAAATCCCTTTGTCATCTAGACTTCGTAAATAAAAATATAATCTTCGACAATAAACAAAATGTTTGGATAATTGATTTTGATAAATGCAAACTGGATTATTGTGCTCATGACATTTCATATTTTCTTAGAAGATTTTTAAAACGTGAAAATACAAATTGGGATTTAAATCTTCTAATAGATTGTATACATGAATATGAAAAAATTATACCCTTAACTGTAGATGACTATAGATATATTCTATCTTATATAAGTTTTCCTCAAAAGTATTGGAAACTTTCAAGGGACTATTATAATAACATAGAAAAATGCAACAAATCTTCTTTTATAACATTATTGTCGAAAACTGTTAAGCACACCGAAAAACAGTTAGAAATGATATATGGGTTCAAAAATTTTATTGAGGAAAATTACTTATTATAATATCCTAAAATTTATATAAAAAATTTTTAAAAGGTGTTTCACAAACTAAAAAAATCATTTGTAAAACACCTTTTTACTTTTAATAATTGTATCTGATTTTTAAATATATAATAATACTAATCATAAATATTTTTCTATCTTGGATTTTTAACTTGTGCCTGTGCTGCAGCAAGTCTTGCTAAAGGTACTCTAAAAGGTGAACAAGAAACATAGTCTAGCCCTACATTATGACAGAACTCCACAGAAGATGGATCTCCCCCATGTTCTCCACATATACCAAGATGTATATCCGGTCTAGTCTTTTTACCAAGTTCCACTGCCATTTTTATAAGTTTTCCTACACCGATCTGATCTAATTTTTCAAAAGGATCAAATTCATATATTTTGTTATCGTAATAATAACTTAAAAATTTACCTGCATCATCTCTTGAAAATCCAAAAGTCATTTGAGTTAAATCATTTGTACCAAAGGAAAAAAACTCTGCTTCCTTGGCAATTTCATCAGCTGTAAGTGCTGCTCTTGGTATCTCTATCATAGTTCCCACCTGATATTTAAGCTCTTCACCTGATTTATTAATTATTTCCTCTGCAGTTTTAACTACAATGTCCTTAACAAATTTCAATTCTTTTATTTCTCCTACAAGAGGTATCATTATTTCAGGAATTATATTAAGTTTTTTTGTCTTATTAACATAAAGTGCGGCTTCTATAACAGCTCTTGTTTGCATTTCTGCTATTTCAGGATAGGACACTGAAAGTCGACACCCCCTGTGACCCATCATAGGGTTAAACTCATGAAGCGATGTAATAGTTGCTTTAAGATCCTGTAAATCTATATTCATTTCCTTTGATAAATTCTCTATATCCATCTCCTCTGAAGGAAGAAATTCATGTAGTGGCGGATCCAAAAATCTTACGGTTACAGGATTTCCTTCCATAGCTTCATATATCCCTATAAAATCTTCCCTTTGCATTGGCAATAACTTATCTAATGCTCTTTTTCTTTGCTCTACAGTAGATGCTACTATCATTTCTCTCACAGCTGGAATTCTATCTACTTCAAAAAACATATGCTCAGTTCTACAAAGTCCTATACCCTTAGCACCAAATTTTATTGCTTCTTTAGCATCTTTAGGAGTATCAGCATTAGTTCTAACTTGTAATTTTTTAATTCCATCCGCCCATTTCATAAATATTTCAAAATTGCCACTTACAGCTGGTAAAGTAGTTTTAACAGCTCCTCCATATACATTTCCCGTACTCCCGTCAAGAGATATATAATCACCTTCAATATATTCTTTCCCTTGAACTTTAAAAACCTTTTTCTCCTCATCTATACTTATGCTACCACACCCTGCTACACAACAAGTTCCCATCCCTCTAGCAACTACTGCTGCATGAGAAGTCATACCACCTCTTATTGTAAGTATTCCTTCTGCTGCAACCATTCCTTCAATGTCTTCTGGTGAAGTTTCTAATCTTACAAGTATTACTTTTTCTCCTTTTTCATGATGTTTTTTTGCTTCCTCTGCAGTGAAATAAACTTTACCACAGGCAGCTCCCGGCGATGCTGGAAGTCCTTTAGCTATAACCTTTGCTTTCTTAATATCCTCTGCATCAAAAGCGGGATGTAAAAGTGTCTCCAGTTGTCTTGGTTCTACTTTTAAAATGGCCTGTTCTTTAGTAATAGCTCTCTCATTAACCATATCTACTGCTATTTTTAAAGCAGACTGGGCAGTCCTTTTACCATTTCTTGTCTGTAAAAAATATAGTTTACCCTGCTCGATTGTAAACTCCATATCCTGCATATCTCTATAATGATTTTCTAATCTATGAGCAGTATTTATAAACTCCTCATAACATTCTGGTAAATCTTCCTTAAGTTTTGCAATAGGTTCTGGGGTTCTTATTCCTGCAACTACATCTTCTCCTTGAGCATTTATAAGATATTCTCCAAATATTTTATTTTCTCCTGTAGCTGGATTTCGCGTAAAGGCCACTCCTGTACCTGAATTGCTGCCCATATTACCAAAAACCATAGCTTGAACGTTTACAGCGGTACCCCATTCTCCTGGTATGTCATTCAATCTCCTATATACTATAGCCCTAGGATTATTCCAAGATCTAAATACAGCTGTTATAGACTCTATAAGCTGTTCTTTTGGATTATCGGGAAACGGTTTACCTATTTCCCTTTCATAAAGTTTTTTGAATCCTAAAGCCAATTTTTTTAAATCGTTTTCATCCAGTTCAATATCATACTTTACTTCTTTTTCTCCTTTAGCTTTGTCAATTAAATCTTCAAATTTCCTCTTTTCTATTCCCATAACTACATCAGAAAACATTTGTATAAATCTTCTATAGGAATCATATGCAAATCTAGGATTTTTGGTTAAGGCAGCTATTTTTTCTACGGTAACATCATTCAATCCCAGATTTAGAATAGTATCCATCATTCCAGGCATAGACACCCTGGCACCAGACCTTACAGAAAGAAGTAATGGATTGTCTGAGATGCCAAAATGTTTTCCAGTTATCTTTTCCAAATCTTCTATGGAATTATTTATCTGTTCTATAATATCTTCTGATATTTTTTCCCCATTTTTATAATATTTCAAACAAGCATCTGTACTAACAGTGAAACCTTGAGGAACTGGTATCCCCAGTCTAGTCATTTCTGCCAAGTTTGCACCTTTTCCTCCTAATAAGTTTCGCATTTTAGCGTTTCCCTCACTAAAAAGATATACATACTTTTTATTCTCCATAGTCACATCCCCCTTTTAAAAAACATTTTATTTATATAATAAATTTAATTAAACTCTTAAACATCGTCACCAAGCTTCACAAATAGTCTTGTAATATTTGTTTTAGATATTTTACCAATAATCTTATAAAGCTCTTTGTTTCCTTCCATAATTTTCTCTACCACCGGTAAACTATCAACTTCATGTTCTATTATCTTTTTAGCTACTATATATGCTGAATCTTCGGCTTCTACACAAATTATATTAGGCATTCTTGTCATAATTACACCAACAGGTACTTGATTCATATCAGTACCTCCCATGGCAATTTTCAAAAAATCCTTTCTTGATACAGCTCCTACAAGATAACCTTTATTTTCAATAAATAATGTCCCCACATCATTTAAAAATAAGTATATAATTGCATCATAAACTTTAGTTTCTTCCTCCATGACTACAGGTTTAGACATTATATCTTTTGCCTTTATATTTCTTATATAATCATATACTATGCTATTGGATGGTTTTTGAGAATATATATATCCCACTTTAGGCCTTGCCTCCAATATACCAGTCATAGTAAGAATTGCAAGGTCAGGTCTTAAAGCAGCTCTTGTAACACTTAATTTTCCCGCCAGTTGTTCACTAGTTATAGGTTGTTTTTCCTTAACTATTTTTATTATTTCCTTTTGTCTTGGTGATAATCTAATGAGTAACACCCCTTTCTAATTCCTACAATTTTATTATAACATTTAATTACGTCTAATTAAATGTTATAATAAAAAATTACCTTATTAAATTAACAAGGTAATTTTTATAAGCATTAAAAGCTCTATTTATCTTCTTTATTTATATCATCTGTCTTATTCTTATCTACATCTTCAAACTTTACAGTATATTGATAAGAGTTACCATCACTATGTTTATCTTCTTTAGAAAATTTATCTTTAACTTCTGCTGCTTTATCTTTAACATTTGAAACAGCATTTTCTATAATTTTATTAACTACCTCTACACTTCCATCTTCCTTTGTAATTTCTACAGTTACTCTGGTAACTACAGCAGTTAAAAATATTACAGCAAGTAAAGTTGGAAGTGCTGCAGCTATTGCAATTCCTGCTGCTACACCTGCATTTACAGGTATATCTACAAGAACTTTTTCATCTTTTTTTACTCTAATTCTTGTTACATTTCCTTTTCTTATGGTTTCCTTTATCCATTCAGTAAATTCCTCTTTTGAGGTATAAATTTGTTCCTTTGTAGTTTTTGAGTTTCTTTCTATATATATTAGTGCATCTACTACATTTCCCTCTGTAGCCTCTAATGCTTCCTTCGCTTCAGTATAGGATACTCCAGTTCTATCTCTTATAATATCAATTTTCTCTAATGTTATTTCTGCCATATTAATCACTCCTCTTTAGACTATACAGTATTTCTAAACTTTTTGGTTTTCTACCGTAACTTTGTAAAATCAAATCACTTAAAACTTTATAGATTTCATCTTTAATTTTGCTGTTAAGATTAACTCTATAAACCTTATCCAAGGGTAATCTAGATAAATAACTCAATACTTTAAAAGCAGTATAACTTATAATTTTACCATTATCCTTTGTACACTCATTACAAATGCCACCATAATATTGGTAACTAAGATAATTAGAAACTGACAACTTTTTTCGACATTTTACACAAGAATCTAAATTCAAACCATACCCAGTTAAAGTTAAAAGCTTAATTTCAAAAGTTCTAATTAAGGTTTCAATGTCTCCTACTTTATTTTTTATAAGATAAAATGCAGTGACAAATTCCCTGAACAATTCTCTATTACTTTCTCCCTCAGTCATTGATAAATCAATTAACTCACAAAGGTATGAAGTATAGGTAAGTATATCTAAGTCAGATAAAAATTCTTGAAAAGAATCTATTATTTCACCTTCATTAATACTAAACATACTTTTCCCTTTAAATAAAATATAATTTGCAAAACAAAAAATCAACGAAATGGGCATTAATCTACTTCTGCTTTTTTTTGTCCCTCTTGCCATTACTGTTATTTTACCAAATTTTTCTGTAAATATCCACAACATTTTGTCATTTTCTTTTATATCCATAGATTTTATAACTACGCCTCTGCTATTAAATATAGACAGAAAATCACCCCATTATTTATATTGTATCCTCTTTTATAAGAATTAATTATTTTTTTGATTTTTTATATCCCAGTTCATTTAGTAAAAATGGATTATCTCTCCATTCTTTTTTAACTTTAATCCAAATTTTTAAATCAACTCTTATATTTAAAAATTTTGCTATATCTTCTCTAGAATATTTAGTTATTTTCTTTAGCATGTTGCCTTCTTTACCTATTATAATGCCCTTATGAGAGTTTTTTTCACAGAATAAAGTAGCTTCTATATTATATCTACCATTAGGCTTTTGCTTCATTGACATTATCTCTACTGCTATACCATGTGGTACTTCTTCTGATAGAAGTCTCAATGCTTTTTCTCTTATAATTTCACTTACTACAAATCTCTCTTGCACATCTGT
This genomic window from Clostridium pasteurianum DSM 525 = ATCC 6013 contains:
- the rpoD gene encoding RNA polymerase sigma factor RpoD, which produces MKENKQVQVKTRGTNKETDLKTQSEKMQFVKKLVDKGRKKGNLTYKEIMDELENIDLSPEQIEKVYEVLETMGIDIIGDIQDIEVEEEELDLSVPEGIAIDDPVRMYLKEIGKVPLLAPDEEINLAQRIEDGDQVAKKKLAEANLRLVVSIAKRYVGRGMQFLDLIQEGNLGLIKAVEKFDYRKGYKFSTYATWWIRQAITRAIADQARTIRIPVHMVETINKLIRVSRQLLQELGREPQAEEIAKIMEMPVDKVREIMKIAQEPVSLETPIGEEEDSHLGDFIPDDEAPAPAEAAAFTMLKEQLINVLDTLTPREEKVLRLRFGLDDGRARTLEEVGKEFNVTRERIRQIEAKALRKLRHPSRSKKLKDYLD
- a CDS encoding deoxyguanosinetriphosphate triphosphohydrolase, whose amino-acid sequence is MHIREIIEEKEKKLMNAHGTISLNTIGRQRAEELDEIRTCFMVDRDRIIHSKSFRRLKHKTQVFIKTFGDHYRTRLTHTVEVSQIARTIGRGIGLNEDLIEAISLGHDIGHVAFAHNGEEVLNELLPKGFSHNVNSIRVLTKLENQGKGLNLTKEVLDGVLNHSGLSDKVNKAFTLEGQVVRYSDKIAYVNHDIDDSIRAGVLREEELPKEYIEVLGVNCSNRINTLVKDCIYNTLKNIEKNKIEVSLSGDIERALLGLRSFMFKNVYSGSKLKIERDKAKFILEQVFLYFLKNQKELPKFYRNIVEEEGLYQGVADYISGMSDDYCLLTFNEKYVPKLVVY
- the dnaG gene encoding DNA primase is translated as MIPEDVIEKIKYENDIVDVISDTVKLKKSGRNYMGLCPFHNEKSPSFSVSEDKQIYKCFGCGEAGNVITFVMKTKSLSFIDAVKLLAERIHLDLDYLEKGNNKKKDTNDKLLKLNVDAARFFFSNLNSNKKAKNYFINRGILESTIRSFGLGYALDDWHGIMNFLKRKGYSDLDLLNAGLIIKNEKGNKYDRFRNRVMFPVFDYKGKVIGFGGRVLDDSKPKYLNSPETALFKKGINLYGLNFVLKNDNKRTIIIVEGYMDCITLHQYGINNTVASLGTALTVNQAKLLKRYADNIIISYDADTAGQKATLRGLKILRDVGLNVKVLIVPKGKDPDEFIRNNGKEAFEELIKNSMNLIDYRIKKAGENVNFRNNREIPAYIKKIADILIDLDPIEKDVYIKRVSEETGIKEQAIYDLLSEERHKSTNYLQNMNNIGDYGQKLYLEPAYIKAERLLLKLMNSNEEAYNYIVKKLDPDNLNLESHKKIFNLIAENKLLDLESRNKIIEIKCDDAKSSSEWINICEEKFANNDCNIEELIDDYIFNIKKFKLEESKKEIMKKIKYYETNGMIEKSLKMVKELNHIQEEINSLL
- a CDS encoding CotS family spore coat protein codes for the protein MPQSAVKYILLSEDKLKKFILSEYNLENAYINQIKFKDTDKQRAVYKVEYNSKSYCLKKVYYTVEELLFVYSSIEWLYRFNLNVPKILSTKSGGRFVIYNDMIFILTPWIEGEKCNYDNTSHIIKSAKTLAKVHKYTENFFPIEGSNLRLGYENIYSSMNKHFHQLLNYSNLAFEYQDIFSNIFISHFDICINLAKISNDVASHINTSNMRKSLCHLDFVNKNIIFDNKQNVWIIDFDKCKLDYCAHDISYFLRRFLKRENTNWDLNLLIDCIHEYEKIIPLTVDDYRYILSYISFPQKYWKLSRDYYNNIEKCNKSSFITLLSKTVKHTEKQLEMIYGFKNFIEENYLL
- a CDS encoding DUF4342 domain-containing protein — protein: MAEITLEKIDIIRDRTGVSYTEAKEALEATEGNVVDALIYIERNSKTTKEQIYTSKEEFTEWIKETIRKGNVTRIRVKKDEKVLVDIPVNAGVAAGIAIAAALPTLLAVIFLTAVVTRVTVEITKEDGSVEVVNKIIENAVSNVKDKAAEVKDKFSKEDKHSDGNSYQYTVKFEDVDKNKTDDINKEDK
- a CDS encoding PH domain-containing protein; amino-acid sequence: MEYFKPLDRQKGIQFIVFITLLCDILIILGSIYLDDYVLNIFLRAFLIVFNIYQIYHIAVFATLNYAMDKDNFYIITFGGIKKVILPFSDMERYIKSGGDINAIRLSGYGKKNFVIGKCFFKKIGLVNMYVTSSKNIFYLKNNYGVYGISPSNFERVEENLISKDIFIGDWYAKVNKSVNLYKDKHFIVPLIISVLIIVFFTMRPAILYYKGLLPSSMPLSFNIKFQPTIIGTSRDFLFKQMSYGAFNTAILLCMYFAAHFSAKHHKKSSYKYLYISLVIALIFFLIQEKILSKVI
- a CDS encoding helix-turn-helix transcriptional regulator, translating into MLLIRLSPRQKEIIKIVKEKQPITSEQLAGKLSVTRAALRPDLAILTMTGILEARPKVGYIYSQKPSNSIVYDYIRNIKAKDIMSKPVVMEEETKVYDAIIYLFLNDVGTLFIENKGYLVGAVSRKDFLKIAMGGTDMNQVPVGVIMTRMPNIICVEAEDSAYIVAKKIIEHEVDSLPVVEKIMEGNKELYKIIGKISKTNITRLFVKLGDDV
- the ppdK gene encoding pyruvate, phosphate dikinase encodes the protein MENKKYVYLFSEGNAKMRNLLGGKGANLAEMTRLGIPVPQGFTVSTDACLKYYKNGEKISEDIIEQINNSIEDLEKITGKHFGISDNPLLLSVRSGARVSMPGMMDTILNLGLNDVTVEKIAALTKNPRFAYDSYRRFIQMFSDVVMGIEKRKFEDLIDKAKGEKEVKYDIELDENDLKKLALGFKKLYEREIGKPFPDNPKEQLIESITAVFRSWNNPRAIVYRRLNDIPGEWGTAVNVQAMVFGNMGSNSGTGVAFTRNPATGENKIFGEYLINAQGEDVVAGIRTPEPIAKLKEDLPECYEEFINTAHRLENHYRDMQDMEFTIEQGKLYFLQTRNGKRTAQSALKIAVDMVNERAITKEQAILKVEPRQLETLLHPAFDAEDIKKAKVIAKGLPASPGAACGKVYFTAEEAKKHHEKGEKVILVRLETSPEDIEGMVAAEGILTIRGGMTSHAAVVARGMGTCCVAGCGSISIDEEKKVFKVQGKEYIEGDYISLDGSTGNVYGGAVKTTLPAVSGNFEIFMKWADGIKKLQVRTNADTPKDAKEAIKFGAKGIGLCRTEHMFFEVDRIPAVREMIVASTVEQRKRALDKLLPMQREDFIGIYEAMEGNPVTVRFLDPPLHEFLPSEEMDIENLSKEMNIDLQDLKATITSLHEFNPMMGHRGCRLSVSYPEIAEMQTRAVIEAALYVNKTKKLNIIPEIMIPLVGEIKELKFVKDIVVKTAEEIINKSGEELKYQVGTMIEIPRAALTADEIAKEAEFFSFGTNDLTQMTFGFSRDDAGKFLSYYYDNKIYEFDPFEKLDQIGVGKLIKMAVELGKKTRPDIHLGICGEHGGDPSSVEFCHNVGLDYVSCSPFRVPLARLAAAQAQVKNPR
- the recO gene encoding DNA repair protein RecO, whose protein sequence is MSIFNSRGVVIKSMDIKENDKMLWIFTEKFGKITVMARGTKKSRSRLMPISLIFCFANYILFKGKSMFSINEGEIIDSFQEFLSDLDILTYTSYLCELIDLSMTEGESNRELFREFVTAFYLIKNKVGDIETLIRTFEIKLLTLTGYGLNLDSCVKCRKKLSVSNYLSYQYYGGICNECTKDNGKIISYTAFKVLSYLSRLPLDKVYRVNLNSKIKDEIYKVLSDLILQSYGRKPKSLEILYSLKRSD